Proteins encoded together in one Leucoraja erinacea ecotype New England chromosome 30, Leri_hhj_1, whole genome shotgun sequence window:
- the LOC129711620 gene encoding TAR DNA-binding protein 43-like isoform X2, translating to MAEYIRVVDEESEEPIEIPSEDDGTLLLSTVAAQFPAAYGLRYRNPDNQCLRGVRLVEGILHAPENGWGNLVYVVNYPKDNKRKIDETDACSAVKVKRAVQKTSDLVVLGLPCKTTDQDLKDYFSTFGEVIMAQVKKDIKTGNAKGFGFIRFTEYETQVKVMSKRHMVEGRWWDCKFPNSKQNAEEPLISRKVFVRRLTEDMSANELCQFFSQYGDVTDVFIPKPFRAFAFVTFADDQVAQSLCGEDLIFMGTSLHISNAEPKHLNARQPIDKGRFTNSQGGYGNQG from the exons ATGGCCGAGTACATACGTGTGGTCGACGAGGAGTCGGAGGAGCCGATAGAGATCCCGTCGGAAGACGACGGCACGCTGCTGTTGTCCACCGTGGCGGCGCAGTTCCCGGCGGCGTATGGCCTGCGTTACCGCAACCCGGACAACCAGTGTCTGCGGGGGGTGCGCCTGGTGGAGGGCATCCTGCACGCCCCCGAAAACGGATGGGGCAACCTGGTCTACGTGGTGAACTACCCGAAAG ACAACAAAAGGAAAATAGATGAAACTGATGCATGTTCAGCTGTGAAAGTGAAGAGAGCAGTTCAGAAGACATCAGACCTCGTCGTTCTTGGCCTTCCCTGCAAGACGACAGATCAGGATTTAAAAGATTATTTTAGTACTTTCGGTGAAGTCATTATGGCGCAG GTGAAGAAGGATATCAAAACCGGGAATGCAAAAGGTTTTGGCTTTATCAGGTTCACAGAATATGAAACACAAGTGAAAGTGATGTCAAAACGACACATGGTTGAAGGACGATGGTGGGATTGCAAATTTCCCAATTCCAAG caaaatgcagAAGAGCCTTTAATAAGCAGGAAGGTGTTTGTGCGTCGCCTCACTGAGGATATGAGTGCTAATGAACTCTGTCAGTTCTTTTCCCAGTATGGTGATGTCACCGATGTATTTATACCTAAACCTTTCCGTGCTTTTGCTTTTGTCACTTTTGCTGATGACCAG GTTGCCCAGTCTCTGTGTGGTGAAGATCTGATCTTTATGGGGACCAGCCTGCACATTTCCAATGCAGAACCGAAGCATCTGAATGCTAGACAACCGATAGATAAAGGACGATTCACAAACAGCCAGGGAGGCTATGGCAATCAGG